The Solicola gregarius DNA window TCGGCAGCGTGGCGACGTTCGCCAGCTCGAGGGTGACGTGCCCGGAGAACCCCGGGTCGATGAAGCCGGCCGTCGCATGGGTGAGCAGGCCCAGCCGACCGAGCGACGACTTGCCCTCGACCCGGGCCGCGATGTCGTCGGGAAGGCTCACCTGTTCGTACGTCGAGCCGAGCACGAACTCGCCGGGATGCAGGATGAACGGCGAACCCTTCTCGGCGATGACCTCCTGGGTCAGGTCGGACTGGTCCGCGGCCGGGTCGATGTGCGGGTACATGTGGTTCTGGAACACCCGGAAGAACTTGTCGAGCCGCATGTCGATGCTCGACGGCTGGATCATCTCGGCGTCCCACGGATCGAGTCGGATCCGCGACCGGTCGATCTCGGTCAGGATGTCGTGGTCGGAGAGCAGCACCCTGTGAATGTACCGAACGCCCCGAGACCATGCCGCGCCTCGGTCCGACGCGGCGCATCGACGGGTTGCGCGAGGCCGCCTCGTTGGGACTAGTATCCTGTGTCGCAGCGCGCGGATGTAGTTCAATGGCAGAACCTCAGCTTCCCAAGCTGATAGTGCGGGTTCGATTCCCGTCATCCGCTCCACAGCAAGGCCCCGGGCCAGAGGGAGACCTCGGACC harbors:
- the dcd gene encoding dCTP deaminase, whose translation is MLLSDHDILTEIDRSRIRLDPWDAEMIQPSSIDMRLDKFFRVFQNHMYPHIDPAADQSDLTQEVIAEKGSPFILHPGEFVLGSTYEQVSLPDDIAARVEGKSSLGRLGLLTHATAGFIDPGFSGHVTLELANVATLPIKLYPGMKIGQLCFFRLSSPADHPYGTAKYGSRYQGQRGPTPSRSYANFHRTKI